In the genome of Nonlabens sp. MB-3u-79, one region contains:
- the dnaA gene encoding chromosomal replication initiator protein DnaA — translation MALTSESVWENCLVFIKDNIAAQAYKTWFAPIKPVKLTDTALSIQVPSRFFYEWLEEHYIKLLKTALTRELGEGAKLIYAIKMENPTKGMEAFTEKIPSSNRSINNSQSVDAPVRSKSPELKNPFIIPGIRNVKIESQLNPSYNFETFLEGDSNRLARSAGMAVSNKPGGTSFNPLLIFGGVGLGKTHLAHAIGVGIKENYPDKTVLYISAEKFTQQYIESVRKNNRNDFIHFYQIVDVLIVDDIQFFAGKASTQDVFFHIFNHLHQNGKQVILTSDKKPVDMQDIEQRLLSRFKWGLSAELNHPDYETRVSIIKNKLYRDGVEMDDDVIHYLADNIKTNIRELEGAIISLIAHSSFNRKEITIDLARKIVENYVKNTKREISIDQIQQVVSDYFSMDVETLQSKTRKRHIVQARQLAMYFSKKLTKASLASIGTQIGKRDHATVLHACKTVDNLASTDKQFNKYVEDLHKKLAN, via the coding sequence ATGGCACTGACTTCAGAATCGGTATGGGAAAATTGTCTAGTATTTATAAAAGACAATATTGCTGCCCAAGCCTACAAAACATGGTTTGCACCAATCAAACCTGTAAAGCTAACTGATACAGCCTTAAGTATACAAGTGCCAAGCCGTTTTTTTTATGAATGGCTAGAAGAACACTACATCAAATTATTAAAAACTGCGCTTACCCGTGAATTAGGAGAAGGAGCTAAATTGATCTATGCGATCAAGATGGAAAATCCTACAAAAGGTATGGAAGCTTTTACCGAAAAAATTCCTAGTAGCAATCGCTCCATCAATAACTCTCAGTCTGTAGATGCACCTGTAAGAAGTAAAAGTCCTGAGCTTAAAAACCCTTTTATCATACCTGGGATTAGAAATGTAAAGATTGAGTCACAACTCAATCCATCCTATAACTTTGAAACCTTTCTAGAAGGAGACTCTAATAGACTAGCACGTAGTGCTGGAATGGCTGTTTCTAATAAACCTGGTGGAACTAGCTTTAATCCGCTATTAATTTTTGGTGGTGTAGGATTAGGTAAAACACACCTTGCTCATGCTATAGGTGTAGGAATTAAAGAAAACTATCCAGACAAAACAGTTCTTTATATCAGTGCCGAAAAATTCACACAACAATATATAGAGTCAGTACGTAAGAATAATAGAAATGATTTTATTCACTTCTATCAGATTGTAGATGTGCTTATCGTAGATGACATTCAATTCTTTGCTGGAAAAGCAAGTACACAAGATGTCTTCTTCCACATATTCAATCACTTGCATCAAAATGGAAAACAAGTCATTTTAACTAGTGATAAGAAACCTGTGGATATGCAGGACATAGAACAACGACTTCTTTCTCGTTTCAAATGGGGACTTAGTGCAGAGTTAAATCACCCAGATTATGAAACTCGTGTTTCCATTATCAAGAATAAGCTCTACCGCGATGGCGTAGAAATGGATGATGATGTCATTCACTATTTAGCAGATAACATTAAAACAAACATTAGAGAACTGGAAGGAGCTATCATCTCTTTGATTGCGCACTCTTCTTTTAATCGTAAGGAAATCACCATAGATCTTGCTCGTAAGATTGTAGAAAACTACGTTAAGAATACAAAACGAGAAATCTCTATCGATCAAATACAACAAGTAGTAAGTGATTACTTCTCTATGGATGTAGAAACTTTGCAATCCAAGACGCGTAAACGCCACATTGTACAAGCCAGACAACTAGCGATGTATTTTTCTAAAAAACTTACTAAAGCTTCTCTTGCAAGTATAGGAACACAAATAGGTAAAAGAGACCATGCTACTGTACTGCACGCTTGCAAAACAGTTGATAATCTTGCTTCTACAGATAAGCAGTTCAACAAATACGTAGAAGACCTTCATAAAAAATTAGCTAATTAG
- a CDS encoding low molecular weight protein-tyrosine-phosphatase, producing the protein MVCLGNICRSPLAEGLMRSKLNFTKFTVDSAGTSGGHKGQAPDKRSIAIANKNGLDISNQKSRKLLEEDFKNFDFLYVMDQSNYNDVTALASTEEEKKKVIKILDEVFPGENLDVPDPYYGGSQGFENIYRMLDRATDVIAQKIDNRIE; encoded by the coding sequence ATGGTATGTTTAGGAAACATCTGTCGATCTCCACTTGCTGAAGGCTTGATGAGATCAAAACTCAACTTTACCAAATTTACGGTAGACAGTGCTGGAACAAGTGGCGGACATAAAGGACAAGCTCCTGACAAAAGATCCATCGCTATTGCAAATAAAAATGGTTTAGACATCTCCAATCAAAAGAGCCGTAAGCTTCTAGAAGAAGATTTTAAAAATTTTGATTTTCTTTATGTAATGGATCAGTCCAATTACAATGATGTAACTGCTCTCGCCAGCACAGAAGAAGAGAAAAAAAAAGTGATCAAAATTTTAGACGAAGTTTTTCCAGGTGAAAACCTAGATGTACCAGATCCTTATTACGGAGGTTCTCAGGGTTTTGAAAACATATACCGCATGCTGGACCGAGCCACTGATGTTATTGCTCAGAAAATTGACAATCGTATAGAATAA
- a CDS encoding AMP-binding protein, with product MIPKIHPTFKLNGHSLDYEGVMIVAYSYIKEGEEWEKQIGDFLLSWLDNFDVVTVRTSGSTGIPKEYKLDKQHMINSAVMTGEYFDIGAEKEVLCCLPLSYIAGKMMMVRAMMLGWHIDLVQPSTTPLRKAEKRYDFTAMSPLQVSKSLDDIHKARKVIIGGGAVSQSLIEKLKGKHTKAFHTYGMTETSSHIAVRELYPIYEDNYTVLDGVQIEKDKENRLVIYAPQLARTSLVTNDLVELINDKQFKVLGRVDDVINTGSVKVHPAQIEQKLSHYISESFFISGKADEELGQKVILIVEGKERDLQHAFQKLGKFEIPKEIYFVDKFALTHTGKMDKRVVLEKLFSDHR from the coding sequence ATGATCCCTAAAATACATCCGACTTTTAAATTAAATGGTCACTCCTTAGATTATGAAGGAGTCATGATCGTGGCTTATAGTTATATCAAAGAAGGCGAGGAGTGGGAAAAGCAAATAGGCGATTTCCTCTTGAGTTGGCTGGATAATTTTGATGTAGTTACCGTGAGAACTAGTGGTTCTACAGGAATTCCTAAAGAATATAAATTAGACAAACAGCACATGATCAATAGTGCGGTAATGACTGGTGAGTATTTTGATATAGGAGCAGAAAAAGAGGTGTTGTGCTGCTTGCCTTTGAGTTATATAGCAGGAAAGATGATGATGGTGAGAGCTATGATGTTGGGATGGCATATAGATCTCGTACAGCCGAGTACCACACCACTTCGAAAAGCCGAAAAGAGATATGACTTTACTGCTATGTCTCCTTTGCAAGTTTCTAAATCTCTAGATGATATTCACAAAGCTAGAAAAGTCATTATTGGTGGTGGGGCGGTTTCTCAAAGCCTTATTGAAAAACTTAAAGGGAAGCATACCAAAGCATTTCACACCTATGGAATGACAGAGACCTCTTCTCATATTGCAGTAAGAGAGTTGTATCCTATTTACGAAGACAATTACACCGTTTTGGACGGTGTTCAAATTGAAAAAGATAAAGAAAACCGATTGGTAATTTATGCGCCTCAATTAGCGAGAACTTCTTTAGTTACTAATGACTTGGTAGAGTTGATTAATGACAAACAATTTAAAGTATTGGGGAGAGTAGACGATGTCATTAATACAGGGTCTGTTAAGGTGCATCCTGCTCAAATAGAACAAAAATTATCTCATTATATTTCAGAATCATTTTTTATATCAGGAAAAGCAGATGAAGAATTAGGACAGAAAGTGATTTTGATTGTGGAAGGCAAAGAAAGAGACCTGCAACACGCCTTCCAAAAACTGGGTAAGTTTGAAATACCAAAAGAAATTTATTTTGTAGATAAGTTTGCTTTAACGCATACCGGTAAAATGGATAAAAGAGTGGTTTTAGAAAAATTATTTTCTGATCATCGATAG
- a CDS encoding CPBP family intramembrane glutamic endopeptidase, translating into MYIEQGYKGKLGAWNFFIIPVLFILLMAFNYVSTKLMLSESDQSMEALMSQMIDKIGKNVFLAINLMIFVVGLLAVFFWVKFIHQQTLTQFTTSRKKIDWKRIGLMFVLWGTFSAVTTLIAVYSVPENYELQFNWTSFLPLLIISLVLFPFQTSFEEYLFRGQLLQGLGIATKSRAVSWIVTSVLFGVMHAANPEVEKLGPSIMIFYIGTGLVLGAMTLLDEGLELALGFHAANNIIGALLITSTWTAIQTDSVYLDTSVMPSFSIIDALPIFIGYPILLIILGKIYKWKNWKEKLFGRVLSKEEFLAIEGESSYDEFQE; encoded by the coding sequence ATGTATATAGAACAAGGTTATAAAGGAAAACTAGGGGCTTGGAACTTTTTTATAATTCCAGTACTATTTATACTTTTAATGGCTTTTAATTATGTGTCTACAAAGCTGATGCTTTCTGAAAGTGATCAGTCTATGGAGGCGCTTATGAGTCAGATGATTGATAAAATAGGGAAGAATGTTTTCTTAGCTATAAATCTTATGATTTTCGTTGTGGGTTTATTAGCTGTTTTCTTTTGGGTAAAATTTATTCATCAACAGACACTTACTCAATTCACCACTTCCCGTAAAAAGATAGATTGGAAACGCATAGGGTTGATGTTTGTGCTTTGGGGAACTTTTTCTGCAGTAACTACCCTTATAGCTGTTTACTCAGTTCCTGAGAATTATGAGTTGCAATTTAACTGGACTAGTTTCCTGCCATTGCTCATCATTTCATTAGTGTTATTTCCATTTCAAACAAGTTTTGAGGAATACTTGTTCAGAGGGCAATTGCTTCAAGGTTTGGGAATAGCAACTAAAAGCAGAGCGGTTTCTTGGATAGTTACTTCTGTATTATTTGGAGTGATGCATGCTGCAAATCCAGAAGTGGAGAAATTAGGTCCTTCAATAATGATTTTTTATATAGGTACAGGACTTGTTTTAGGAGCCATGACCCTGCTGGATGAGGGCTTGGAACTTGCGTTGGGATTTCATGCAGCAAATAATATAATTGGAGCTTTATTAATAACCTCTACTTGGACCGCTATACAAACAGATTCTGTTTATTTGGACACATCTGTTATGCCTTCGTTTTCCATCATAGATGCCTTACCCATATTTATAGGTTACCCTATTTTATTAATTATCTTAGGTAAGATTTATAAATGGAAAAACTGGAAAGAAAAATTGTTTGGTAGGGTACTGAGCAAGGAGGAGTTTCTCGCAATAGAAGGAGAATCTTCTTATGACGAATTTCAAGAATAA
- a CDS encoding o-succinylbenzoate synthase produces the protein MKAAFQKYVLEFKQPAGTSRGILKTKNTWFLMIDNGVKKGIGEVNMFPGLSIDDRTDFEEKLQWTCDHIKLPLVKMMQALKEWPSILFGYEMAMKSLQSSDPFTLFPSMFTEGHDAISINGLVWMGNQDFMMQQLEEKLKAGFDCIKMKIGAIDFESEMSLLKLIRSRFSESEITIRVDANGAFTPENALEKLEEIASHQVHSIEQPIAQGQWQEMARLCEQSPLDIALDEELIGLYDIEEKINCLETIQPQYIILKPALIGGFQSSREWINLATERAINWWVTSALESNIGLNAIAQFTYTLGNKMPQGLGTGSLYTNNIDAPLEIKKGHLYCNASGSWNTNDLKF, from the coding sequence ATGAAAGCAGCTTTCCAGAAGTACGTTTTAGAGTTCAAGCAACCTGCGGGGACTTCCCGTGGTATTTTAAAAACAAAAAACACCTGGTTTTTGATGATCGATAATGGAGTGAAGAAAGGAATAGGAGAGGTGAATATGTTTCCAGGTCTTTCTATAGATGATCGGACTGATTTTGAAGAAAAACTTCAATGGACTTGTGATCATATCAAATTGCCACTAGTAAAAATGATGCAGGCGTTGAAAGAATGGCCTTCTATTTTATTCGGTTATGAAATGGCGATGAAATCCTTGCAATCCAGTGACCCTTTTACCTTATTTCCTTCTATGTTTACTGAAGGACACGATGCTATTTCTATCAATGGCTTGGTGTGGATGGGGAATCAAGATTTTATGATGCAACAGTTAGAAGAAAAACTTAAGGCAGGGTTTGATTGTATTAAAATGAAGATAGGTGCTATTGATTTTGAGTCTGAAATGAGTCTGTTAAAATTAATACGTTCCCGCTTTAGCGAAAGCGAGATTACCATAAGAGTAGATGCTAATGGAGCTTTTACCCCAGAGAATGCCTTGGAGAAATTGGAAGAAATAGCTTCACATCAAGTGCACAGTATTGAGCAGCCTATAGCGCAAGGGCAGTGGCAAGAAATGGCCAGGCTTTGTGAGCAATCACCCTTAGACATTGCACTGGATGAAGAGTTGATAGGTTTGTACGACATTGAAGAAAAAATAAACTGTCTGGAAACCATCCAACCACAGTACATCATTTTAAAGCCTGCTTTAATAGGTGGTTTTCAAAGCAGTAGAGAATGGATCAATCTTGCAACAGAAAGAGCGATCAACTGGTGGGTCACCAGTGCGCTGGAATCTAATATTGGTCTTAATGCGATTGCGCAATTTACTTACACCTTAGGCAATAAAATGCCACAAGGACTGGGAACAGGATCGCTTTACACTAATAATATAGACGCACCCTTGGAGATTAAAAAAGGTCATTTGTACTGTAACGCATCTGGCAGTTGGAATACTAATGATTTAAAGTTTTAA
- a CDS encoding DUF4442 domain-containing protein encodes MITPKKINAFTFLKLPSCWWSGVRCTEIDAENCTVSVKHKWFNQNPFKSMYFAVQAMAAELSTGSLVMSYIHKSDAKVSMLVANNKASFTKKATGRITFKCHDGAAIKEAIAKTVATGEGQTLWMTSKGVNENGVQVSEFQFEWTVKRK; translated from the coding sequence ATGATCACGCCTAAAAAAATTAATGCATTTACCTTTTTAAAGCTACCAAGTTGCTGGTGGTCGGGTGTGAGATGTACAGAAATTGATGCAGAAAACTGTACGGTTAGCGTAAAACACAAATGGTTCAATCAGAACCCATTTAAGAGTATGTACTTTGCCGTACAAGCCATGGCAGCAGAACTTTCTACTGGGTCTTTAGTGATGTCGTATATACATAAAAGTGACGCCAAAGTTTCTATGCTTGTGGCTAACAATAAAGCCTCTTTTACTAAAAAAGCTACCGGACGGATTACTTTTAAATGTCATGATGGAGCAGCGATAAAAGAAGCCATAGCAAAAACAGTAGCCACAGGAGAAGGGCAAACTTTATGGATGACCTCTAAAGGAGTGAATGAAAATGGAGTGCAAGTGAGCGAATTTCAATTTGAATGGACGGTGAAGAGAAAATAG
- a CDS encoding DUF4870 domain-containing protein: MESTNQNNYNNIATGIHLLTFGKWIFPLGNFVLPILLWMINSKKSDFIDRHGKQAINFQISITLYTIVLAFIGGGIIIGSMISGGPSLWEAMDHGNDFPFWNDMGIFSTIIASGVICGTAILILGVIDLVCTIQAAIKAHDGKDYNYPITIHFIPHHEEVEIPNKK, translated from the coding sequence ATGGAATCAACAAATCAAAATAACTACAATAATATCGCTACCGGTATTCATTTATTAACCTTCGGAAAATGGATTTTCCCTCTTGGGAATTTTGTCCTTCCTATTTTGTTATGGATGATTAATTCTAAGAAATCTGATTTTATAGATAGACACGGTAAACAAGCGATCAACTTTCAGATCAGCATCACGCTTTATACGATTGTCCTGGCTTTTATAGGCGGCGGCATCATCATAGGATCGATGATTTCTGGTGGTCCTAGTTTATGGGAAGCGATGGATCACGGTAATGATTTTCCTTTCTGGAATGACATGGGCATTTTTAGTACCATTATAGCAAGTGGTGTTATTTGTGGTACTGCCATACTTATTCTAGGTGTAATCGACCTGGTATGTACGATTCAAGCTGCTATTAAAGCCCATGACGGTAAAGATTACAATTATCCAATAACGATTCATTTCATCCCTCATCATGAGGAGGTAGAAATACCTAATAAAAAATAA
- a CDS encoding PadR family transcriptional regulator: MKIENTKAQMRKGVLEYCILSILKEEDAYVAEILGTLKDAKMLVVEGTIYPLLTRLKNAGLLNYRWEESTGGPPRKYYGLTETGKIFLTELTTTWDDLKNAVNLVTKSKMTKS; this comes from the coding sequence ATGAAGATAGAAAACACAAAAGCGCAAATGCGCAAAGGGGTACTTGAGTACTGCATTCTATCCATCTTAAAGGAAGAAGATGCCTACGTGGCAGAGATTCTGGGCACCTTAAAAGATGCTAAAATGCTGGTAGTAGAAGGAACCATCTACCCATTACTCACGAGACTTAAAAATGCGGGATTGCTCAACTATCGCTGGGAAGAAAGTACCGGCGGCCCGCCACGTAAGTATTACGGACTCACTGAAACAGGTAAGATTTTCCTGACAGAACTGACCACCACTTGGGATGATCTTAAAAATGCAGTAAATTTAGTAACCAAATCAAAAATGACAAAATCATGA
- a CDS encoding PspC domain-containing protein, producing MNKTININLAGLFFHIDEDAYQRLQRYIAAVRKSFAGTSGADEIMSDIESRIAELFLEKRANEMQVISITHVEEVIVIMGQPEDYEVDEEIFEEQTSRKQYRSSGKNKQLFRDTQNGYIGGVSGGIGYYLGVNAVWVRVLWVLLVFFSVGWAIPVYVLLWILVPDAVTTNQRLTMMGKEVNISNIEENFKQGFEPVVDGQTDADHHILGQKGKRGSIRFFNLLGKLIKGFFKALIKIIGLIVFLAAVTALIALIISTITASFVNVDGQNLIHFFDLVVPQHQASWILLTAGVLASGIPLLILAILGLKLLVNNLKSIGMPAKIVLVVLWIISVIVLSVSIARIAASQAFDGNVIKVNEFEIDKEKVFNLQLLKDNYLGDQIYVNNNGIKVIDYKGEKAIRIDQVHVAIAVSRDSLAHVNLNFKAKGDSFDTAKLNAESLVYEYQLTDSTFVAPNYIIAPKGSGLLGQKVNVTIYLPEGTKAKMNEKFQHHYRGDWMIDDALNLGGLKNNTFQIKNAKAVCLDCPVIEERESGDDQSSKAIDSTTTTDGKWKYSDEEDEKITSRKSITIGDTKVGEVVTSKKVTEKPVEIKDNIN from the coding sequence ATGAACAAGACCATCAATATAAACCTAGCTGGGCTGTTCTTCCATATAGATGAAGATGCCTATCAACGACTGCAACGTTATATAGCAGCAGTGCGTAAATCATTTGCTGGCACTAGCGGTGCTGACGAAATAATGAGCGATATAGAATCGCGCATTGCCGAACTTTTTCTAGAAAAAAGAGCTAATGAAATGCAAGTCATTTCCATTACTCATGTAGAAGAAGTGATTGTTATCATGGGGCAGCCTGAAGACTATGAAGTGGACGAAGAAATTTTTGAAGAACAAACTTCTCGCAAACAATATAGAAGCAGCGGCAAAAACAAACAACTTTTTAGAGATACTCAAAACGGTTATATAGGCGGGGTTTCTGGTGGTATAGGATACTATTTAGGAGTAAATGCTGTATGGGTACGTGTGCTTTGGGTGCTATTGGTCTTCTTTAGCGTAGGCTGGGCCATACCTGTTTATGTATTGTTATGGATTCTGGTTCCAGACGCAGTAACCACTAACCAGCGTCTAACGATGATGGGCAAAGAGGTGAATATCTCCAACATTGAGGAAAATTTTAAGCAGGGTTTTGAGCCTGTGGTCGATGGGCAGACCGACGCCGACCACCATATCCTAGGTCAAAAAGGAAAACGCGGCTCCATTAGATTCTTTAATTTATTAGGGAAATTAATCAAAGGCTTTTTTAAAGCACTGATTAAAATAATAGGATTGATTGTTTTTTTAGCGGCAGTTACGGCGCTTATTGCTCTAATTATCTCTACCATAACGGCTAGTTTTGTAAATGTAGATGGTCAAAATTTGATACATTTCTTTGACCTAGTGGTTCCTCAACATCAAGCCTCTTGGATCCTCTTAACAGCTGGGGTTTTAGCTTCAGGAATACCTTTATTGATACTAGCTATTCTAGGTCTTAAATTGTTAGTGAATAATTTAAAATCTATAGGGATGCCTGCAAAAATAGTTTTGGTAGTTCTATGGATCATATCAGTAATAGTTCTTAGTGTATCTATTGCAAGAATTGCTGCTAGTCAAGCCTTTGATGGGAATGTCATCAAGGTAAATGAATTTGAAATTGATAAAGAAAAGGTCTTTAACTTACAGTTGTTGAAGGATAATTACTTGGGAGACCAGATTTATGTCAATAACAACGGGATCAAAGTCATCGATTATAAAGGTGAAAAAGCTATAAGAATCGATCAAGTTCACGTGGCCATTGCAGTGAGTCGAGATAGCCTGGCGCATGTAAATCTTAACTTTAAAGCAAAAGGAGATTCTTTTGACACAGCAAAATTAAATGCTGAATCATTAGTATACGAGTACCAGTTAACAGACTCTACTTTTGTGGCACCTAACTATATCATCGCTCCTAAAGGCTCCGGATTACTCGGACAAAAGGTAAATGTGACGATTTACCTACCTGAAGGGACTAAAGCAAAAATGAATGAAAAGTTTCAACACCATTACCGAGGAGACTGGATGATAGATGATGCCTTGAATCTAGGAGGTCTTAAAAATAATACCTTCCAAATCAAAAATGCAAAAGCGGTATGCCTTGACTGTCCTGTTATAGAAGAAAGAGAATCTGGAGATGACCAGAGTTCTAAAGCTATAGACTCCACCACTACCACTGATGGGAAATGGAAATACTCTGATGAGGAAGATGAGAAAATAACTTCTCGTAAATCGATAACTATAGGTGATACAAAAGTGGGTGAGGTTGTGACTTCTAAAAAAGTGACAGAAAAACCTGTTGAAATAAAAGACAACATAAATTAA
- a CDS encoding GIN domain-containing protein: MKKILLFVFALTTTLISAQDLIKVKGNREVTTEISPLAPFKMLEISDDYEIEIVPGGSPQIEITTDSNLHQHLAASVIDGKLVVTTTARIRSKKEMKFRIIYGPELKTITVTDDAVLSSVTSLIFEELELNIEKDAEVYLTASVTRLTLNADLSTKSELNLSGKNAVINLKNNADVKALIKYDNLELNMKDRVDAKIEGDIKNGQINMTDTASLEGKNLIFDDLELKINNNAKTGINVKNTLSLDSSDDAEVTLYNTPKIDMKSFIGKSVLNKE, from the coding sequence ATGAAAAAAATACTGCTTTTTGTTTTTGCGTTGACTACTACCCTGATAAGTGCACAAGATCTGATCAAAGTAAAAGGAAACCGTGAGGTAACTACAGAGATAAGTCCTCTCGCACCTTTTAAGATGTTAGAGATAAGCGATGATTATGAAATAGAAATCGTCCCTGGGGGTTCTCCACAAATAGAAATCACTACAGACTCTAATTTACATCAACACCTTGCGGCAAGTGTTATTGATGGTAAACTAGTGGTTACCACTACGGCTAGAATACGATCTAAAAAAGAGATGAAATTTCGCATTATTTACGGACCTGAATTAAAAACTATAACCGTTACTGATGATGCCGTGCTCTCCTCTGTTACCAGTCTTATATTTGAAGAACTGGAATTGAATATAGAAAAAGATGCCGAAGTTTACCTGACTGCAAGTGTAACACGCTTAACTCTTAATGCAGACCTCAGTACCAAATCAGAATTGAATCTAAGTGGCAAAAATGCCGTGATCAATCTCAAAAATAATGCTGATGTAAAAGCATTGATCAAGTACGACAACTTAGAATTGAATATGAAAGATCGAGTAGACGCAAAAATAGAAGGAGATATCAAAAACGGTCAAATAAACATGACTGATACTGCCTCTCTGGAAGGCAAAAACCTCATTTTTGATGATCTAGAATTAAAAATCAATAATAATGCTAAGACAGGAATTAATGTAAAAAACACCCTTTCCTTAGACTCTAGTGATGATGCAGAAGTAACTCTTTACAACACTCCTAAAATAGACATGAAGAGTTTTATCGGAAAATCTGTTTTGAATAAAGAGTAA
- the trxB gene encoding thioredoxin-disulfide reductase has translation MSENIERIKCLIIGSGPAGYTAAIYAARADMKPVVYTGMEPGGQLTTTTEVDNFPGYADGIDGPAMMVDLQKQAERFGTQVRIGMVTEVHFSKEKGGIHTAIVDGKTKIEANTVIISTGATAKYLNIPSEQKLRGGGVSACAVCDGFFYKNQDVAIVGAGDTAAEEASYLANICKNVTMLVRKDHMRASKAMQHRVHSLKNIKVLYNSEVDEVLGDSVVEGLRIFNNQTQEKHDIEITGLFIAIGHKPNTDIFKGQLEMEEDGYLKTISGSTKTNLPGVFASGDVQDKIYRQAVTAAGTGCMAALDAERYLAEIGVVEKAIAGDYSIK, from the coding sequence ATGTCAGAGAATATAGAAAGAATAAAATGTTTGATCATAGGTTCAGGACCTGCAGGATATACAGCTGCTATTTATGCTGCCCGTGCAGATATGAAGCCAGTGGTGTATACAGGTATGGAGCCAGGTGGACAGCTTACAACAACTACTGAAGTTGATAATTTTCCTGGTTATGCAGATGGAATTGATGGACCTGCAATGATGGTTGACCTACAGAAACAAGCAGAGCGTTTTGGAACGCAAGTGCGCATAGGAATGGTTACTGAAGTGCATTTTTCTAAAGAAAAAGGTGGTATTCATACTGCTATTGTAGATGGTAAAACAAAAATAGAAGCCAATACCGTAATTATTTCTACTGGTGCAACAGCAAAATATTTAAATATACCAAGTGAACAAAAGCTACGAGGTGGTGGAGTAAGTGCTTGTGCCGTTTGTGATGGTTTCTTTTATAAAAATCAAGATGTAGCTATAGTAGGAGCAGGAGATACTGCTGCAGAAGAAGCTTCGTACCTGGCTAATATTTGTAAGAACGTTACTATGCTAGTGCGTAAAGATCACATGCGTGCCTCAAAAGCGATGCAACACAGAGTACATAGTTTAAAGAATATTAAAGTATTGTATAACTCTGAAGTAGATGAAGTTTTAGGAGACAGCGTTGTGGAAGGTTTGCGTATTTTCAATAACCAGACACAAGAAAAGCACGATATTGAGATTACAGGATTGTTTATTGCGATAGGGCATAAGCCTAATACAGATATCTTTAAAGGCCAATTAGAAATGGAAGAAGACGGTTATTTAAAAACCATTTCTGGATCTACTAAAACCAATTTACCAGGTGTCTTTGCATCGGGTGATGTACAAGATAAAATATATAGACAAGCCGTTACTGCTGCAGGAACAGGTTGTATGGCTGCTCTAGATGCGGAGCGCTATCTTGCCGAAATAGGGGTGGTAGAAAAAGCTATCGCTGGAGATTACAGTATTAAATAA
- a CDS encoding cupin domain-containing protein → MPQIYLNPITKEKASILKTSAQTQGAYTLIEVELQPDGGNPIHFHERFTEEFYPLKGTLGVHYLGKELFLKPGAHFKVPVLDVHRFYNPGDQSIVFRAKLEPGQPGFENFIAVLFGLVRDGKTFGRNQIPFHPFYAILLLHWGDTQVDHLLFRLIKPFFSVLVTLSRKLGYEKHLLQKYKSL, encoded by the coding sequence ATGCCACAAATATACCTCAATCCTATAACCAAAGAAAAAGCAAGTATTCTTAAAACTAGTGCTCAAACTCAGGGCGCTTATACCTTGATAGAGGTGGAATTACAACCTGATGGCGGTAACCCCATACATTTTCACGAGCGGTTTACAGAAGAATTCTACCCGCTAAAAGGTACTTTAGGGGTTCATTATTTAGGTAAGGAGCTCTTCTTAAAACCTGGAGCGCATTTTAAAGTACCCGTGTTGGATGTGCATCGATTTTATAATCCAGGCGATCAATCTATTGTTTTTAGAGCAAAATTAGAACCCGGACAGCCAGGATTTGAAAACTTTATTGCCGTCCTTTTTGGTTTAGTCCGTGATGGAAAGACCTTTGGTAGGAATCAGATTCCGTTTCACCCATTTTATGCGATCTTATTACTGCATTGGGGTGATACTCAAGTAGATCATCTCTTGTTTAGACTCATCAAACCCTTTTTTTCTGTATTGGTTACGCTTTCGCGAAAGCTAGGTTATGAAAAACACCTGCTACAAAAATATAAATCTCTTTAA